The following proteins come from a genomic window of unidentified bacterial endosymbiont:
- the nhaC gene encoding Na+/H+ antiporter NhaC yields MKSSTRLPSLPQLFTALSLFIFLTFSFNTWLDLPVQLALFMGWFIMLLLGRWLGHDYASLEAAAIRSISNGLGAVLILIAVGALVGSWLAGGIVPAIIYYGLKLIHPSFFLVITLVICSLTSLATGTSWGAAATTGIAMMSIGCSLSIPLPLVAGAVLSGVYFGDKLSPLSDSVILAATMSEVEVVKHIRNMLPISLISYVITALLFTVVGYRYGGEVDLAQVNQVTQTLAALFHITPLAFLPVAIVLLLLMKQQPAFLVISLGALLGLVWAVLVQHSPLKGALHSLYHPRTIHTDLLLINKLLNQGGIESMLNSIIVIIFGLGLGGLLEKIGALTVISRLIERRVTHPGNLSLITLLVAFFWNLFGSAMYVSLILTPGIMKKHYDRLNIAREDLSRNAEFGGTLTCGMVPWSDNGIFMSQILGVSTLAYLPYMWLSFSCIAVTLITAYSGKFVHSTQQTTRLEQPLKGAECTELS; encoded by the coding sequence ATGAAATCATCGACTCGTTTACCCTCATTACCACAACTTTTTACCGCCTTGAGCCTATTTATTTTTTTAACGTTCTCATTTAATACCTGGTTAGATCTCCCGGTACAACTGGCCCTATTTATGGGCTGGTTCATTATGTTACTGCTCGGCCGTTGGCTAGGCCATGATTATGCCAGCCTAGAAGCTGCAGCCATTCGCAGTATTAGCAATGGTTTGGGGGCTGTATTAATTTTAATTGCGGTCGGTGCTTTAGTCGGCAGTTGGCTAGCTGGCGGTATTGTTCCAGCGATTATTTATTATGGCTTAAAGCTGATTCATCCCTCATTTTTCCTGGTGATTACTTTAGTGATCTGCTCCCTAACCTCGCTGGCCACCGGAACCTCTTGGGGCGCTGCCGCGACGACTGGCATTGCTATGATGAGCATTGGGTGCAGCCTATCGATCCCCTTGCCATTAGTGGCTGGAGCAGTGCTCTCCGGCGTCTATTTTGGAGACAAGCTATCCCCGCTCTCCGATTCAGTGATCCTGGCCGCAACGATGTCCGAAGTGGAGGTGGTCAAGCACATTAGAAATATGTTGCCAATCTCCTTAATCAGTTATGTCATCACGGCCCTACTCTTCACCGTAGTTGGCTACCGTTATGGCGGTGAAGTTGATCTGGCACAGGTCAACCAGGTGACCCAAACCCTGGCTGCGCTGTTTCATATTACACCGTTAGCGTTTCTCCCCGTGGCTATCGTGCTACTACTATTAATGAAGCAGCAACCCGCTTTTTTGGTGATCAGCCTGGGAGCTCTATTAGGCTTAGTTTGGGCCGTTCTGGTGCAACACTCCCCCCTCAAAGGGGCGCTACACTCCCTCTATCATCCGCGGACCATCCACACCGACCTCTTATTGATTAATAAACTATTAAACCAAGGCGGCATCGAATCGATGTTGAATTCCATTATCGTGATTATTTTTGGACTGGGCTTGGGGGGCCTGCTAGAAAAAATTGGCGCGCTCACAGTGATTTCACGCCTCATTGAACGCCGAGTGACCCATCCTGGGAATCTATCACTGATCACCTTGCTGGTGGCTTTTTTCTGGAATCTGTTTGGCAGTGCTATGTATGTCTCCTTGATCTTAACACCCGGCATTATGAAGAAACACTATGACCGATTAAACATTGCCCGTGAGGATCTCTCACGCAATGCTGAGTTCGGTGGCACCCTGACCTGTGGCATGGTGCCTTGGAGCGATAACGGTATTTTTATGAGCCAAATACTCGGGGTCTCCACCCTAGCCTATCTGCCTTATATGTGGCTTAGTTTCTCCTGTATTGCAGTGACGTTAATCACTGCTTATAGCGGTAAATTTGTACACTCGACCCAGCAAACTACGCGGTTAGAACAGCCGCTAAAAGGTGCAGAATGCACTGAATTAAGCTAA
- a CDS encoding peroxiredoxin yields MVLVGRPVPDFTAAAVLGEGTIQEHFNLKQHISGKMAVLFFYPLDFTFVCPSELIAFDHRYPEFQSKGVEIIGISIDSQFTHSAWRNTAIQQGGIGPVRYPLVADIKHAICQAFGVEHPQAGVALRASFLIDQHSIVRHMVVNDLPLGRNVDEMLRMVDALQFHQKHGEVCPAQWQSGQPGMQASTQGVADYLSQHAGKL; encoded by the coding sequence ATGGTATTAGTGGGGCGTCCGGTTCCTGATTTCACAGCGGCTGCAGTGCTGGGAGAGGGGACTATTCAAGAGCATTTTAATTTAAAACAGCACATTAGCGGCAAAATGGCAGTCCTGTTCTTTTACCCGTTGGATTTCACCTTTGTCTGTCCTTCAGAGCTGATCGCCTTTGATCACCGCTACCCGGAGTTCCAGAGTAAAGGGGTAGAGATCATTGGGATCTCCATCGATTCACAATTTACGCATAGTGCTTGGCGGAACACTGCGATTCAGCAAGGGGGGATAGGTCCAGTCCGCTACCCCTTGGTAGCCGATATTAAACATGCTATTTGCCAAGCGTTCGGCGTCGAGCATCCTCAAGCCGGGGTGGCTTTACGCGCCTCCTTTTTGATTGATCAACACAGTATTGTGCGCCATATGGTGGTCAATGATCTGCCACTAGGCCGTAATGTGGATGAGATGCTACGGATGGTGGATGCCCTGCAATTTCACCAGAAGCATGGTGAGGTCTGCCCGGCACAATGGCAATCGGGACAACCAGGCATGCAAGCCAGCACTCAAGGGGTGGCCGATTACTTAAGCCAGCATGCGGGTAAGTTGTAA
- a CDS encoding ankyrin repeat domain-containing protein, with product MQIQKNLEKNEDLPLRKAALKGKLHEVNKLLKEGEDVNGLSPGNNTALMGAALNNHANVATDLIDKGAANISLINSKKKDAIDIACDAESYDFLNVIDSSLFDDEPYHTERFNKTPDNISICNNKNLRMIKIQEIENHAVKYRETLKNITSKTPLLTSAAVAVTAATTGIINTVESTFQISNASLVNQTVTSLAAFNPDNSENMGLLTMAAVGVAAVGLVGGLVWGTRTCLNLNKTVKNYDLNPHSTELSLIEHS from the coding sequence ATGCAGATACAAAAAAACCTTGAAAAAAATGAAGATTTACCCTTGAGAAAGGCTGCTTTAAAAGGAAAACTTCATGAAGTCAATAAACTATTAAAAGAAGGTGAAGATGTTAATGGTTTGAGCCCTGGGAATAACACGGCATTAATGGGGGCTGCGCTTAATAATCATGCTAATGTTGCTACAGATCTAATAGATAAAGGAGCAGCCAATATTTCATTAATTAATAGCAAAAAAAAAGATGCTATTGATATAGCCTGTGACGCAGAATCTTATGATTTTTTAAATGTTATTGATTCTTCTTTATTTGATGATGAACCGTATCACACAGAAAGGTTTAATAAAACTCCTGATAATATTTCCATTTGTAATAATAAAAATCTTAGAATGATTAAGATACAGGAGATAGAAAATCATGCTGTAAAGTATAGAGAAACCCTGAAAAATATAACATCAAAAACACCTTTATTAACATCAGCAGCAGTTGCGGTCACCGCGGCAACAACAGGAATTATAAATACCGTAGAGAGTACTTTTCAAATAAGTAATGCCTCTCTGGTAAACCAGACGGTTACTAGTCTAGCAGCGTTTAATCCTGATAATTCTGAAAACATGGGCTTGTTAACGATGGCCGCTGTAGGAGTAGCCGCTGTGGGCCTCGTGGGTGGCTTAGTATGGGGAACACGAACTTGTTTGAATCTCAATAAAACAGTTAAAAATTATGATCTAAATCCACACTCGACAGAGCTCTCCCTAATCGAACATTCCTGA
- the carB gene encoding carbamoyl-phosphate synthase large subunit yields the protein MPKRSDIQTILLLGAGPIIIGQACEFDYAGAQACKALREEGYRVILVNSNPATIMTDPDMADVTYIEPIHWQTVQKIIEKERPQALLPTMGGQTALNCALDLAHHGILEQFQVELLGATVEAIDKAEDRQQFRQAMQRIGLKTPRSGMAKSLKEAFAVLEGQEALAGVASEEIKGLGFPCIIRPSFTMGGSGGGIAYNREEFEAICLHGLALSPTHELLIDASLIGWKEYEMEVVRDQQDNCIIVCSIENFDPMGIHTGDSITVAPAQTLSDKEYQLMRNAAIAVVREIGVETGGANVQFAVDPQQGDLVVIEMNPRVSRSSALASKATGFPIAKVAAKLAVGYTLDELSNDISGGRMPAAFEPTLDYVVTKIPRFNFEKFAGANDRLTTQMKSVGEVMAIGRSFPESLQKAMRGLEVGATGFNPKVDLAAEEALARIRYELKEAGAERLWYLADAFRAGLSLEAVYHLTAIDRWFLAHIEALVQLEQQVAEGGFAGLESKFLRHLKRQGFADARLAQLVGVSEQQIRQRRWLLTIFPVYKRVDSCAAEFASDTAYLYACYDQVCEAQPTQRDKVMIIGGGPNRIGQGIEFDYCCVHAALALREAGYETIMVNCNPETVSTDYDISDRLYFEPITLEDVLEIVRIEQPKGVIVQYGGQTPLKLARDLQAAGVPILGTSPDAIDCAEDRQRFQQLITQLGLQQPANASVSTLTQAIEQAQVIGYPLVVRPSYVLGGRAMEIVYDEVDLTRYFHQAVTVSNDAPVLLDRFLEEAIEVDVDAIGDGQQVLIGGILEHIEQAGVHSGDSACSLPPYSLSALVQQQLRRQVEQLALALPVHGLMNVQFAVQGEQIYLIEVNPRAARTVPFLSKATGIPLAKVAARVMVGQTLAQQQLTAAITPPYYAVKQVVFPFNKFLGVDPILGPEMRSTGEVMGMGSTFALAFAKGMFSASYQMPKIGRALLSVHELDKRRVVELATQLLQLGFQLDATHGTAVVLGEAEINPRLVNKVHEGRPHLQDRIKNGEYTYIVNTTAGRQAISDSKLIRKTAVQYKVPYDTTLNGAFATVQAMQTDPISQVVSLQERHQQINEAIHHQAS from the coding sequence ATGCCAAAACGTAGCGATATCCAAACTATTTTACTGCTAGGGGCGGGTCCTATCATCATTGGACAGGCCTGTGAGTTTGATTATGCAGGAGCACAAGCCTGCAAGGCCCTTCGTGAGGAGGGCTATCGGGTCATCTTAGTGAACTCTAACCCAGCCACCATCATGACCGATCCTGATATGGCCGATGTCACCTATATTGAGCCCATCCATTGGCAGACGGTGCAAAAAATCATTGAAAAAGAGCGCCCCCAGGCTCTGCTGCCGACGATGGGGGGGCAAACTGCTTTGAACTGTGCGCTGGATTTGGCTCATCATGGGATCTTAGAGCAGTTTCAGGTAGAACTCTTAGGGGCTACGGTAGAGGCCATTGATAAAGCGGAAGATCGCCAGCAATTTAGGCAAGCTATGCAGCGGATTGGCCTTAAAACACCGCGTTCTGGCATGGCTAAATCACTGAAGGAGGCGTTTGCAGTTTTAGAGGGCCAGGAAGCGCTTGCGGGAGTGGCTAGTGAAGAGATAAAGGGGCTGGGTTTCCCCTGTATCATTCGTCCCTCTTTTACCATGGGGGGCAGTGGTGGTGGGATTGCTTATAACCGGGAGGAGTTTGAAGCCATCTGCTTGCACGGATTAGCACTATCGCCTACTCATGAGTTGCTCATCGATGCTTCGCTGATCGGTTGGAAAGAGTATGAGATGGAAGTGGTCCGTGATCAGCAAGATAACTGCATTATTGTCTGTAGTATTGAGAACTTCGATCCCATGGGGATCCACACGGGAGACTCGATCACAGTAGCCCCGGCGCAGACCTTGAGTGATAAAGAGTATCAGCTGATGCGTAACGCCGCTATTGCGGTAGTGCGTGAAATCGGGGTAGAGACTGGGGGGGCCAATGTGCAGTTTGCCGTGGATCCACAGCAGGGCGACTTGGTGGTGATCGAGATGAATCCTCGGGTGTCACGTTCATCGGCCTTGGCCTCTAAGGCTACCGGTTTTCCTATCGCCAAAGTCGCTGCTAAGTTAGCGGTGGGTTATACCTTAGATGAACTGAGCAATGATATCAGCGGTGGCCGAATGCCTGCTGCTTTTGAGCCGACGCTGGATTATGTCGTCACCAAAATTCCGCGCTTTAATTTTGAGAAATTTGCCGGGGCTAATGACCGTTTAACCACCCAGATGAAATCCGTCGGGGAGGTGATGGCTATCGGTCGTAGTTTTCCTGAGTCACTGCAGAAAGCCATGCGTGGCTTAGAGGTTGGGGCCACTGGATTCAATCCAAAAGTGGATTTAGCAGCGGAAGAGGCCTTAGCCAGGATTCGTTATGAGCTTAAAGAAGCGGGGGCAGAGCGTCTTTGGTATCTTGCTGATGCTTTTCGTGCTGGCCTCTCCCTTGAAGCGGTCTATCATTTAACCGCAATTGATCGCTGGTTTTTAGCTCATATTGAAGCCTTAGTTCAATTAGAGCAACAGGTGGCCGAGGGGGGATTTGCGGGTTTAGAGAGCAAGTTCTTGCGGCACCTGAAGCGTCAGGGCTTTGCTGATGCCCGTTTAGCCCAATTGGTGGGGGTCAGTGAGCAGCAGATCCGTCAACGGCGTTGGCTATTGACTATTTTCCCCGTCTATAAGCGGGTGGACAGCTGTGCGGCCGAATTTGCTTCAGACACCGCCTATCTCTATGCTTGCTATGATCAGGTGTGCGAAGCGCAGCCGACCCAGCGTGACAAAGTGATGATTATCGGTGGCGGGCCCAACCGCATTGGCCAAGGGATTGAGTTTGACTACTGCTGTGTCCATGCCGCCTTAGCGCTTCGTGAAGCGGGTTATGAGACTATTATGGTGAACTGTAACCCCGAGACAGTCTCGACCGACTATGATATCTCTGATCGCCTCTATTTTGAGCCGATCACTTTAGAAGATGTCTTAGAGATTGTGCGTATTGAGCAACCCAAAGGGGTCATCGTGCAATATGGTGGTCAGACACCCTTGAAGTTGGCCCGTGATCTTCAAGCGGCCGGCGTGCCGATTTTGGGGACCTCTCCTGACGCCATTGATTGTGCCGAAGATCGACAACGGTTCCAGCAGTTGATCACACAGCTGGGTTTGCAGCAGCCGGCCAATGCCTCGGTGAGTACGTTAACCCAAGCGATTGAGCAGGCTCAGGTGATTGGTTATCCTTTGGTGGTACGTCCCTCCTATGTCTTAGGGGGGCGGGCGATGGAAATTGTGTACGATGAAGTAGATTTAACGCGCTATTTCCACCAGGCCGTGACCGTTTCGAATGATGCCCCCGTACTGCTCGATCGCTTTCTTGAAGAGGCTATCGAAGTCGATGTGGATGCCATTGGTGATGGTCAGCAGGTGCTGATTGGCGGTATTTTAGAACACATCGAACAGGCTGGTGTCCACTCGGGGGATTCAGCCTGCTCACTGCCTCCTTATAGTTTGAGTGCTTTGGTCCAGCAGCAGCTGCGGCGACAGGTAGAGCAACTGGCGTTAGCGCTACCCGTTCATGGCTTAATGAATGTGCAGTTTGCCGTGCAAGGCGAACAGATCTATTTAATTGAGGTCAACCCCCGGGCGGCCAGAACAGTTCCTTTCTTATCGAAAGCGACCGGGATCCCTTTAGCCAAGGTAGCAGCGCGGGTAATGGTCGGGCAAACCCTGGCCCAGCAGCAGCTGACGGCAGCCATCACCCCGCCCTATTATGCCGTCAAACAGGTGGTGTTCCCTTTTAACAAGTTTTTAGGGGTCGATCCTATTTTAGGGCCGGAGATGCGTTCGACCGGTGAGGTGATGGGGATGGGCTCGACCTTTGCCTTGGCCTTTGCTAAGGGGATGTTCAGCGCCAGCTATCAGATGCCAAAGATTGGTCGGGCGCTGCTGTCCGTTCATGAACTGGATAAACGACGCGTAGTGGAGTTGGCCACCCAGTTGCTACAGCTGGGCTTCCAACTCGATGCAACTCATGGTACCGCGGTAGTCTTGGGCGAAGCCGAGATTAATCCACGGCTCGTCAACAAAGTGCATGAAGGGCGTCCGCATCTCCAGGACAGAATTAAAAATGGCGAGTACACCTACATTGTTAATACGACGGCTGGCCGCCAAGCCATCAGCGACTCCAAATTAATCCGTAAAACGGCGGTGCAGTACAAAGTGCCCTATGACACGACTCTGAACGGCGCTTTTGCTACGGTACAGGCCATGCAGACTGATCCGATCTCTCAAGTGGTGTCACTACAGGAGCGTCATCAGCAAATTAACGAGGCTATCCACCATCAGGCCTCCTGA
- the carA gene encoding glutamine-hydrolyzing carbamoyl-phosphate synthase small subunit, protein MLEDGTPFYGQSIGVMGSAVGEVVFNTAMTGYQEILTDPSYAQQIVTLTCPHIGNVGCNPDDQESAAVQVRALIIRNVPLLTSNFRAQEGLTTYLKRHQIVAIAEIDTRQLTHRLRQQGALRGCIIAGDQPDASLALQQARAFPGLTGRDLTLQVTTQEPYPWCQGAWSLPGGLPAAKLPQQLPYQVVVCDFGVKRTILRCLVDQGCQLTVVPADTSLETILAYQPDGIVLSNGPGDPQACGAAIQLAQGLLEQPVPLFGICLGHQLLALACGATTCKMKQGHHGSNHPVRDQSGRVLITSQNHEFAVDESTLPATLQATHWSLFDGSLQGLQHRYRPAFSFQGHPEAAPGPQDATSLFAKFMILMQHYRRQRQ, encoded by the coding sequence ATGTTAGAGGATGGGACCCCCTTTTACGGGCAATCGATTGGTGTGATGGGATCGGCTGTCGGAGAGGTGGTCTTTAATACGGCGATGACTGGCTACCAGGAGATCCTGACCGATCCCTCCTATGCACAGCAGATAGTGACCCTGACCTGTCCGCACATCGGCAACGTCGGGTGTAATCCAGACGATCAAGAGTCGGCGGCAGTTCAGGTCCGTGCCTTGATTATTCGCAATGTCCCTTTACTGACCAGCAATTTTCGGGCGCAGGAGGGATTAACAACCTACCTAAAACGTCACCAGATAGTGGCCATCGCCGAAATCGATACCCGGCAGCTAACCCACCGATTGCGCCAACAGGGGGCCCTACGTGGTTGTATCATCGCTGGCGACCAGCCCGATGCCAGTTTAGCACTACAGCAAGCACGGGCTTTTCCAGGGCTCACCGGGCGGGATCTCACCCTCCAGGTGACCACCCAAGAGCCCTATCCCTGGTGTCAAGGCGCTTGGTCACTCCCTGGCGGACTTCCCGCTGCCAAACTACCTCAGCAGCTCCCTTATCAGGTGGTCGTCTGTGATTTTGGGGTTAAGCGCACCATTTTGCGCTGTTTAGTCGATCAAGGCTGTCAGCTAACCGTGGTCCCAGCAGACACGTCGCTTGAGACGATATTGGCCTACCAGCCTGATGGTATTGTCCTCTCTAACGGGCCAGGGGATCCACAAGCGTGTGGGGCTGCTATCCAGTTGGCACAAGGGCTGCTAGAACAGCCGGTGCCGCTATTCGGCATCTGCTTGGGTCATCAGTTATTGGCCCTAGCGTGTGGGGCTACCACCTGTAAAATGAAACAGGGTCACCATGGGAGTAACCATCCGGTGCGTGATCAATCAGGGCGAGTCCTCATTACCTCACAAAATCATGAGTTTGCGGTGGATGAATCCACGTTGCCAGCCACGCTACAGGCCACCCACTGGTCACTATTTGATGGCTCTTTGCAGGGATTGCAGCATCGCTACCGGCCTGCTTTTAGCTTTCAGGGCCATCCAGAGGCGGCGCCTGGTCCGCAGGATGCCACGTCGCTATTCGCAAAGTTTATGATCTTGATGCAGCACTATCGGCGGCAGCGCCAGTGA
- a CDS encoding NEL-type E3 ubiquitin ligase domain-containing protein: MPRFINNTVTPTACSRWAPTTAYSHQSYHARPYTRHYSVSRPLLPACHLINPSRRPAPSDVMPRRYQNPFQTSGGAIRYSVQPTVYRGYSHSYAIKHAPKIMEHDYRKVPQRTAQASFLMRSNPLVSSQTYAPSPPAFVTAPYRETAPAAPSRSTVRVASRPAERQQAATAMPQTTYTRSVPQHWTASSSRIYAPSPLAFTTRPYQATTPAAAHAYSYAVSPLAFPTLAYRAPAAARTYPYAVSPLAFPPRPHRESAQVTPSRSTVSTTSHSQAAVPQAAISTPQPTQHQSGERPVDQARVSSTRLQTSNTLHQRASSPPSLFRRADWAAFEGVEGSDSFYTLLQRLKEHHQKHPQDQVPRRLEALYQTMSRHPELCTAVFNEAQIGAESCSDRAIATLNQLETRCAIEESIQGKKIDDQALLTIMRGLFRQEELYKIADLKVKQLDAQKQSLPENQRSTFIVDSVETHLFYHIALKERLQLPGGTKSMTFTKMANVTDQEAQRAGDKILRIEKLDPNSLINFITKNEHWQRYLEQHYQSLHDQDESIAHYGARMEQLEEASEQQEINEEEYLQRCHQLMQEQQTASKAWFLAKTQALIHKHLTPQGYPIASNG; encoded by the coding sequence ATGCCTAGATTTATTAATAATACTGTTACACCGACTGCCTGCTCAAGATGGGCTCCTACTACCGCTTATTCTCACCAATCTTATCATGCCAGACCCTATACGCGTCATTACTCTGTATCCCGACCATTATTACCCGCTTGTCACCTGATCAATCCATCACGACGACCAGCACCTAGTGATGTCATGCCTCGACGTTATCAAAATCCGTTTCAAACTTCTGGCGGAGCGATCCGCTACTCTGTACAACCGACTGTTTACCGGGGCTATAGCCACTCTTACGCTATCAAGCATGCGCCAAAAATCATGGAGCATGACTACCGCAAAGTACCTCAGAGAACTGCTCAGGCCAGCTTTTTAATGAGGAGTAACCCCTTAGTCTCCTCACAAACCTATGCGCCGAGCCCGCCAGCTTTTGTAACTGCACCCTATCGGGAAACAGCACCAGCAGCACCGTCACGTTCAACGGTTCGTGTGGCTAGTCGCCCGGCTGAAAGGCAACAGGCTGCTACCGCCATGCCTCAGACAACCTATACCCGGAGTGTGCCACAACACTGGACAGCGTCATCATCACGAATCTATGCACCGAGTCCACTAGCTTTTACTACCCGACCCTACCAGGCAACAACACCAGCAGCAGCTCACGCCTACTCCTATGCAGTGAGTCCGTTAGCTTTTCCTACCCTAGCCTATCGGGCACCAGCAGCAGCTCGCACCTACCCCTATGCAGTGAGTCCGTTAGCTTTTCCTCCCAGGCCCCATCGGGAAAGCGCGCAAGTCACACCGTCACGTTCAACGGTTAGCACGACCTCTCATAGCCAGGCTGCCGTGCCACAGGCTGCTATAAGCACTCCTCAGCCAACCCAGCACCAGAGTGGAGAGCGGCCAGTCGATCAGGCGAGAGTCTCCTCTACAAGATTACAAACCTCCAACACCCTGCATCAGAGAGCTTCCAGCCCTCCTAGTCTATTCCGCCGTGCTGACTGGGCAGCATTTGAGGGAGTGGAGGGATCAGATAGTTTTTACACCCTACTGCAAAGGCTAAAAGAGCACCATCAAAAGCATCCGCAGGATCAAGTACCCCGTCGCCTCGAAGCGCTCTACCAGACGATGAGCCGCCATCCTGAATTATGCACCGCTGTATTTAATGAAGCACAAATTGGTGCTGAAAGCTGTTCAGATCGTGCCATCGCCACTTTAAATCAGCTGGAAACTCGCTGCGCTATTGAAGAGAGTATTCAAGGCAAGAAGATAGATGATCAAGCCCTGTTAACAATTATGCGTGGCCTGTTTCGTCAAGAAGAACTCTACAAAATTGCCGATCTCAAGGTTAAACAGCTGGACGCTCAAAAACAATCGCTCCCAGAAAATCAGCGATCAACCTTCATAGTAGATTCCGTAGAAACTCATCTGTTCTATCACATTGCACTCAAAGAGCGGTTACAGCTTCCAGGAGGCACTAAATCTATGACTTTTACAAAGATGGCAAATGTGACTGATCAAGAGGCCCAACGGGCGGGCGATAAAATTCTGCGTATTGAAAAATTAGATCCCAATAGTCTCATCAATTTCATTACTAAAAATGAACATTGGCAACGTTACTTAGAGCAGCATTATCAGTCTCTGCATGATCAAGATGAGTCTATAGCGCACTACGGGGCTCGTATGGAGCAACTTGAAGAGGCTTCAGAACAGCAGGAAATCAATGAAGAGGAGTATCTACAGCGCTGTCACCAGCTCATGCAGGAGCAACAAACAGCCTCCAAAGCCTGGTTTCTCGCAAAAACTCAGGCGTTAATTCACAAACATTTAACGCCTCAAGGCTACCCAATAGCCTCTAATGGTTAA
- the dapB gene encoding 4-hydroxy-tetrahydrodipicolinate reductase, whose protein sequence is MCSPVPIGVAIAGASGRLGRALIQVLQQSTTARLQGALVSPNSPWAGQDAGKLVGVEPLGVILTTNVSEALFKAAVLIDFTTPSATLHHLERCRQQGKAMVIGTTGLEDNAQRLIAQTAQQIAVLQSANFSLGVQLLYQLAASAARVLGTESDIDIIDQHHRHKRDAPSGTALALGERLANTLGLEWPGCLDTVPPGRSTGRAAGKIQFASVRSGETVGEHRVSFTLADEQLSITHQAMSRLAFAKGAVRAAQWLVHQPAAHYTLQDLLEQSVSQGSS, encoded by the coding sequence ATGTGTAGCCCAGTGCCTATCGGCGTAGCCATCGCTGGTGCCTCAGGGCGACTGGGGCGTGCGTTGATTCAAGTGCTGCAGCAGAGTACCACCGCTCGCCTGCAGGGCGCGCTAGTATCGCCTAATTCGCCTTGGGCCGGGCAGGATGCCGGTAAGCTAGTGGGAGTAGAACCCCTAGGCGTCATCCTCACGACCAATGTATCAGAAGCATTGTTTAAGGCGGCAGTGCTCATCGACTTTACGACCCCCAGTGCTACGCTGCACCATTTAGAACGCTGTCGCCAGCAGGGGAAAGCGATGGTGATTGGGACCACTGGGTTAGAGGACAATGCACAAAGGCTAATCGCACAAACAGCCCAACAGATTGCGGTATTACAATCGGCTAACTTTAGTCTTGGTGTCCAGCTACTCTACCAGCTGGCCGCGAGTGCAGCGCGGGTACTTGGGACGGAGAGTGATATTGATATTATCGATCAACATCATCGGCATAAGCGTGATGCTCCTTCTGGAACGGCATTGGCGTTGGGTGAACGGCTAGCCAACACGCTCGGTCTGGAGTGGCCTGGCTGTTTGGATACGGTGCCCCCGGGCAGATCCACGGGGAGAGCCGCCGGTAAGATCCAGTTTGCTAGCGTTCGGAGTGGAGAGACCGTAGGAGAGCATCGTGTAAGCTTTACCCTGGCAGACGAGCAGCTGTCTATCACCCATCAGGCGATGAGTCGGCTGGCCTTTGCTAAGGGCGCGGTGCGTGCGGCGCAGTGGCTGGTCCACCAGCCAGCGGCGCACTATACCCTGCAGGATCTATTGGAGCAATCGGTTAGTCAGGGCTCCTCCTGA